Proteins from one Mycoplasma sp. Pen4 genomic window:
- the deoC gene encoding deoxyribose-phosphate aldolase: MNYNKMIDHTYLKPEATKKDIDKLIDEAIKYDFKTVCVNSSWVKYAAEKLQGTGIGVTSVVGFPLGAMITQAKAHETKLAIEHGAEEIDMVINIGRFKQGDYEYVLNDIKKVKEACGSHVLKVIIETALLSKDEIEEATRIVMKSGAEFIKTSTGFSFRGANLDDVKTMKAICGDTLLIKAAGGISNMDDLINMYNAGATRFGTSRSVAIVEGKESKGGY, encoded by the coding sequence ATGAACTACAACAAAATGATTGACCACACATATTTAAAACCAGAAGCAACAAAAAAAGACATTGATAAATTAATCGATGAAGCTATTAAATATGATTTCAAAACAGTTTGTGTAAACTCATCATGAGTTAAATATGCAGCAGAAAAATTACAAGGAACAGGAATTGGTGTTACATCAGTTGTTGGTTTCCCTCTTGGTGCAATGATCACACAAGCAAAAGCACACGAAACAAAATTAGCTATTGAACACGGTGCTGAAGAAATCGATATGGTTATTAACATTGGTCGTTTTAAACAAGGTGACTACGAATATGTTCTTAACGACATTAAAAAAGTTAAAGAAGCATGTGGATCACACGTATTAAAAGTAATTATCGAAACAGCTTTATTATCAAAAGATGAAATTGAAGAGGCAACAAGAATCGTTATGAAATCTGGCGCTGAATTCATTAAAACATCAACAGGTTTCAGCTTTAGAGGTGCTAACTTAGATGATGTTAAAACAATGAAAGCAATCTGTGGTGATACATTATTAATCAAAGCAGCTGGTGGAATTTCTAACATGGATGATTTAATTAATATGTACAATGCAGGAGCAACACGTTTCGGAACATCACGTTCAGTTGCTATCGTTGAAGGTAAAGAATCAAAAGGTGGATACTAA
- the ychF gene encoding redox-regulated ATPase YchF — MSLKAGIVGLPNVGKSTLFSAITKKQVEASNYAFTTIEPNISSVPLIDKRLVEIAKIINPDKIVWATFDFVDIAGLVQGASKGEGLGNKFLANIREVDAIIHVVRCFEDKNIMHVANSVDPVRDKDVINYELMLADLETITNVINRVAKKAKSGDKDGIIEYNAAQKVQKALEANQPVRDVELDEKEQKFIKGCHLLTFKPIIYVANLSNEQFADYQNDKNFKALKDSLKDNEKIIPICVQLESELVAVEDEAEKMELLNMYGIEVSGLDVLTREAFDLLNLETYFTAGKIEARAWVYHKGWAAPRCAGVIHTDFEKKFIKADVISYDDFIEFGGEQGAKNAGKLRSEGKNYIMKDGDICHFKFGK, encoded by the coding sequence ATGTCATTAAAAGCAGGAATAGTAGGATTACCTAATGTTGGTAAAAGTACATTATTTAGTGCTATCACTAAAAAACAAGTAGAAGCAAGTAACTATGCTTTCACAACAATTGAACCAAATATTTCATCAGTACCATTAATTGATAAACGTTTAGTTGAAATTGCTAAAATTATCAACCCAGATAAAATTGTTTGAGCAACATTTGATTTCGTTGATATTGCCGGACTTGTGCAAGGTGCTTCAAAAGGTGAAGGACTTGGTAATAAGTTCCTTGCAAATATTCGTGAAGTTGATGCAATTATCCATGTTGTGCGTTGTTTTGAAGATAAAAACATCATGCACGTAGCTAATTCCGTAGATCCAGTTAGAGATAAAGATGTTATTAACTACGAATTAATGCTTGCAGATTTAGAAACAATTACTAACGTTATTAATCGTGTTGCTAAAAAAGCTAAAAGTGGTGATAAAGATGGAATTATTGAGTATAATGCTGCACAAAAAGTTCAAAAAGCATTAGAAGCAAATCAACCAGTTAGAGATGTTGAATTAGATGAGAAAGAACAAAAATTCATTAAGGGTTGCCATCTATTAACTTTTAAACCAATTATTTATGTAGCAAATTTAAGTAATGAACAATTTGCAGATTATCAAAATGATAAAAATTTCAAAGCACTTAAAGATTCACTTAAAGATAATGAAAAAATCATTCCAATTTGTGTGCAACTTGAATCTGAACTTGTAGCAGTTGAAGATGAAGCAGAAAAAATGGAATTATTAAATATGTATGGTATTGAAGTTAGCGGTCTTGATGTTTTAACACGTGAAGCATTTGACTTACTTAACCTTGAAACATACTTTACAGCAGGTAAAATTGAAGCAAGAGCTTGAGTTTACCACAAAGGTTGAGCTGCGCCAAGATGTGCTGGTGTAATTCATACTGATTTTGAAAAGAAATTTATTAAAGCAGATGTAATTTCATATGATGACTTTATCGAATTCGGTGGTGAGCAAGGTGCTAAAAATGCAGGTAAACTTCGTTCAGAAGGTAAAAACTACATCATGAAAGATGGAGATATTTGTCATTTTAAATTTGGAAAATAA